Genomic window (Rhododendron vialii isolate Sample 1 chromosome 4a, ASM3025357v1):
ACTTCAGTTTCTTGTAACAAAATAAGTCGATGCATTTTCTCCCATATATTGTCAAAGTTACATTGGGAGTGCTCTAGTTGATGTTTTAGCGCAGCATGTGCACTCTCCGCCctacgaaaaaataaatatatccaGACGTTAGCCATATCAAATAACATATATGGATTTTACTTGAAATGCAAAAAGAAAGTGCTTAAATTGCGAATAAAACATTTTCCTATTACTTGTTAGGTTACCAAATGCATGACTTTATCCGTCCAAGCTCCAACAAACCTCTCCTTATAAGGTATTAACCAATTTTTCTCCACATAATCAAGTGCTGCAGGAAACATTTGAAAATCACGCTTCAAAGCACGAAGGCGCTTTTCATACTGTGTAACACTCGCTGAAAGGACAACTAGGCCCCAACTACAACTAAACTCCTCCATTGTCTTGTCATCAAACATCTTTCTACACTTAGCTAAGACGTTCTTTGAGATATGAAACCTACATAGGAGATTGGTAGCATGAGGGAAAACACTTCTGATGGCATTCATAAGCGCCAACTCCCTATCCGTAATGATAACAACCGGAAGCGCATCAGCATCCATCATTCCTTTTAACTTCTCCAACACCCAAGTGTAGTTTTCCTCCTTTTCACACTCAATGAAAGCAAAGGCTATGTTAAAAGTCAACTCCGTACATGTTACGCCAACAATTTGCAGTAATGGAAACCTGTACCTATTTGTCTTGTACGTGCAATCCATCATTAACACTTGAGGGAAAGCACGTAACATCTCGCCAGCGCAAGGGGGAGCCTAAAACAAGTCCGTGACATTTCTATCCTTGTTCGAACGATCCCAATTCACATAGCTAAAATGTTGTAGCCGAGCCATTAGATGTTGCATTTGAGTTCTCCTGGCTTTCTCTATCACTCGGTACTTATGTCGTGCATTGTACACATGTCTGATTGTCGTGACGTTCGAAGGATTATTGCCCTTTAACTGACTTAGAATTTGTTTGGGTTTAACCATAGCGACTGACAAATCCACCAACGTGACAGTTTGCTCCGCCGACAACCTTTCAGGATACGAATGCCCCTCCAAGTACACCGCTGGGGGATGATTGTGAGTGCCATTGTGGACAGAGGCAGTCCAACCATCATTGTCCTTTACTCCTTTCAATAGAAATGggcattcaattttctttgtgcCCGTGGAACGCATCGCCCTTTTCTTCACAGACACCTCCTCCCCCAAAGACTTCTTCACAAACTTCCTATACTTCCCGCTCCTTTAGCATGAAAACCTCATCCTCGGTTTGCGATTCTTAATAAACTTCTCCGAGGCCTTAATGATAATGACAAAGCCGTATCGTTTACCCGCAGATCTTGTCCACTCTACCAATTCTTTCTCGGACAAAAATACCTgtcgaaaagtaaaaaaaaaaaaatcataacctGCACCATAAGGTAGAACATGAAAAAAAACTCCATGGTTTGAAACACTCACTTTGTCCGTTGTGAAATGCTTCGTATAATTATATAGTGTAGGAGTGGGAGTAGGATTAGTTGCGGGTCCTACATGACTACCAAATGTTGAAGTGTCACCCTAGAAcaccaaaagaaaaaccaattaaaattttaaaattttggcagcatttcaagttttagaatatgatattatCAGCAAGTTtcgaactctagagtttgaaactttgtgataatttcaagttttagaatatgatataagtttcaaactctagagtttgcaAATTTAgcataattttgaattttagaatcTGAACACATCGGGACAGAACCAACTTAAAAATGGGGGAGTGATTATTGTCTACAATATttaaactctagagtttgaaattttggcaaaattttgagttttagaatatgatattatcttcaattttcaaactctagaatTTGAAATATTGgcctaatttcaaattttataaTCTAGCAACGTCGTGCCAGAACCAGATTTAAAATGAAGGAGTGATTATTGTCAACAAGTTtcgaactctagagtttgaaattttaacAGAATTCcgagttttagaatatgatattgttgtcaatttttagaatatgataATGTCGGGACAGAACCAGGCTAAAATATGACAATATCGGGACAAATCCAGGCTAAAAATGAAGGAGTGATGAGTTACCTCGTACTGTGATTTTGGCTCTGAAACTACAACATCCATGGCTCCCTCTTCCTTGTCAACTTCCATTTCCATTGCACAACCTTCCAATCCCCAATCAAAATGCATATTGCTCTCATATATTGGGTTCGAGACTTCTTCTTTACCAATGGATAGAGAAGAAGCAATAGAGGTTTCCATTGAGAGTTAGGAGGTGTGAGGCGAGAGTTCGGAGGTAGATGTCGACCGAGTTTATGGTGGAGAGGTGAGAGCTCAACAATGGTGGTGGCCTAGAATGGAATCAGAAGAACCAGAAGATTTCCTCCGGAAGGAGATGggaaaaaatggagggaaacGTGGGTGGGTTATgaaatgtatattttttttgatgtgGTTATATGTTTGTGATTGTATGTAACAAAAGTAAGGGTATTTTTATCCATTTTTATAAGgacatttttgtccaaaaattatttacttaaaaataaattacatacagtaaattcgcagttatatttttaaacttccttttggttttttttggccTCTTCCGTGCACAAGACAGAGAACGATTACTATTAAGTATTTATAACCCACTCTATTTCTCTCgtcaaatcaaaattcaaaaaaccacctctctctctctctctctctctctctctctctcaatgaacCCACAGCTCAATGAACCCACAGCTCTCTCTcaatgatctctctctctcgagaacCCTCCGCTTCTCTCTGTGCAACCTCATCGCCTCCGCCCGCTCCTctccaaaaccctagatttcctctCCCTGGACCTCCTCGACGCCGACGAATGGCCCCACCCTCCCTCTTCCACCGCCCCCGACGCCTACGCCTGCGACGAAGAACGACTCTACTTCGTTCCTTACAGGTA
Coding sequences:
- the LOC131323700 gene encoding uncharacterized protein LOC131323700, which produces METSIASSLSIGKEEVSNPIYESNMHFDWGLEGCAMEMEVDKEEGAMDVVVSEPKSQYEGDTSTFGSHVGPATNPTPTPTLYNYTKHFTTDKVFLSEKELVEWTRSAGKRYGFVIIIKASEKSGKYRKFVKKSLGEEVSVKKRAMRSTGTKKIECPFLLKGVKDNDGWTASVHNGTHNHPPAVYLEGHSYPERLSAEQTVTLVDLSVAMVKPKQILSQLKGNNPSNVTTIRHVYNARHKYRVIEKARRTQMQHLMARLQHFSYVNWDRSNKDRNVTDLF